In Hymenobacter sublimis, a single genomic region encodes these proteins:
- the asnS gene encoding asparagine--tRNA ligase, giving the protein MSDLRKTSVQELLRSTDLDREVLVKGWVRTRRGNKYVQFIAVNDGSGFNSIQVVANAEQFPEEKLKADGVENGAAVQVRGKLVASQGKGQTVEIQASEITVYGSADTTTYPLQKKGHSLEFLREIAHLRPRTNTFGAVLRIRHAMAFAVHNYFNSKGFYYVHTPIVTGSDAEGAGQMFRVTTLPDQNPPLTEDRSAVDYKQDFFGKQTNLTVSGQLEAEVAAMALGKVYTFGPTFRAENSNTARHLAEFWMIEPEVAFNDLQDNMDLAEDFLKSLVRYALEHCQDDLQFLNEQYDKELLSRLQFVVDNDFQRLTYTEAVEILKVAKQKFEFPVDWGTDLQSEHERYLVEKHFKKPVILTDYPKDIKAFYMKLNDDDKTVRAMDVLFPGIGEIIGGSQREEDLTKLQARMAAMHVPEHELWWYLELRKYGTAPHAGFGLGFERLILFITGMANIRDVIPFPRFPKSAEF; this is encoded by the coding sequence ATGTCCGACCTCCGAAAAACCAGCGTGCAGGAGCTGCTCCGCAGCACCGACCTGGACCGTGAAGTGCTGGTGAAAGGCTGGGTACGCACCCGCCGCGGCAACAAATACGTGCAGTTCATTGCCGTGAATGACGGCTCCGGCTTTAATTCCATTCAGGTGGTGGCTAATGCCGAGCAGTTTCCGGAGGAAAAGCTAAAGGCGGACGGGGTAGAAAACGGGGCCGCGGTGCAGGTACGCGGTAAGCTGGTAGCCTCGCAGGGCAAAGGCCAAACCGTAGAAATTCAAGCTTCGGAAATTACGGTGTACGGCTCGGCCGACACGACTACCTACCCCCTGCAGAAGAAGGGGCACTCCCTGGAGTTCCTGCGCGAAATTGCCCATTTGCGCCCCCGCACGAACACGTTCGGGGCGGTGCTGCGCATTCGGCACGCCATGGCGTTTGCCGTGCACAACTACTTCAACAGCAAAGGCTTCTACTACGTCCATACGCCCATCGTAACCGGCTCCGACGCCGAGGGCGCGGGCCAGATGTTCCGCGTGACTACCCTGCCCGACCAAAACCCACCTCTAACGGAGGACAGGTCGGCGGTGGATTACAAGCAGGACTTTTTCGGTAAGCAAACCAACCTCACGGTTTCCGGGCAGCTGGAGGCCGAGGTAGCGGCCATGGCCCTGGGCAAGGTGTACACGTTCGGTCCCACATTCCGGGCCGAAAACTCCAACACGGCCCGCCATCTGGCTGAGTTCTGGATGATTGAGCCCGAAGTGGCCTTCAACGACCTGCAGGACAACATGGACCTAGCCGAGGACTTCCTCAAGAGCCTAGTGCGCTACGCCCTGGAGCATTGCCAGGACGACCTGCAGTTCCTCAACGAGCAGTACGACAAGGAGTTGCTGAGCCGCCTGCAGTTTGTGGTCGACAATGATTTCCAGCGCCTTACCTACACCGAGGCCGTGGAAATTCTGAAAGTTGCCAAGCAGAAGTTCGAGTTTCCCGTGGATTGGGGCACCGATTTGCAGAGCGAGCATGAGCGCTATCTGGTGGAGAAGCACTTCAAAAAGCCGGTTATCCTGACGGACTACCCCAAGGACATCAAGGCCTTCTACATGAAGCTCAACGACGACGACAAAACCGTGCGAGCCATGGACGTGCTGTTCCCCGGCATCGGCGAAATCATCGGCGGCTCCCAGCGCGAGGAGGACCTGACCAAACTGCAGGCTCGCATGGCCGCCATGCACGTGCCTGAGCACGAACTGTGGTGGTACCTGGAGTTGCGCAAGTACGGCACCGCTCCCCACGCCGGCTTCGGCCTGGGCTTCGAGCGCCTCATCCTGTTCATTACCGGCATGGCCAACATCCGCGACGTCATTCCCTTCCCCCGCTTCCCCAAAAGCGCAGAATTTTAA
- a CDS encoding PAS domain S-box protein has protein sequence MSSSDSTIDAGTLAEQLAQERRERLAAERQVQSLRRHLTATQRVVGRLTGSITRLTQNLRVAVLVAHQNGKVVLLNQEFCDLFGLEDASPGMQEQPAEPLLEALINQAARPEAMHQRLEAMRAVNQRVLGEDLELADSTVLEMDFIPLSGQDDLVPAGYMLSFRDVTQARRAEQYLNSLSRIPGQNPNPVLRLHANGRVLYANPAAEELRQEYMDPREEPAFSQNLYQAATQALAAGVPTQAEIGFADHCFQLAIVPFVHDQYVNLYFTDITQVKDAEKRLVEQQEFYETVLNQLPADVAVLDAEQRYRFVNPSAIRDAALREWIIGHNDFEYFEYRQRPLELAYQRRAIFERAIQQRGAMAWEETLDTPEGQRLSLRHMQPVFGPEGELRMVIGYGLDITERHEAEEKVRRSEARLQEQQNFVQQVVNTTPIIIWVCDADGKTQFSNQAFEDLMRTGRHRVTSSASPEDPVATENWAHEQSIRQVLKTGQEIAYESSFTQLSGAVRWFQTVIRPLPRADGSLNVMGVSTDITEIKQAGTTLERTAKQYRDLMHYSQALICTHDLEGVLLSVNPAAAQLVGVVPELLVGRTLHHVLKPELHPNLELYLEQARQQQELMGLMTLHGADGRPHHLIYNNYRVEEPGELPYVIAYGQEITERIQAEQELLRAKEEAENTARAKENFLANMSHEIRTPINGILGMAGLLAKTPLDPAQQEHLRILRNSGRHLLTVINDVLDVAKIEAGKLELEQLAFDINQSIQDAVQSLAFRAEEKGIGFRLELLPLPHPVVIGDPGRINQILLNLLSNAVKFTTRGEVALTSRLLHETPAELTLEFEVRDTGIGISPDKQDTIFESFSQAYADISRRFGGTGLGLTISRSLVQQLGGQMRVESELDKGSSFFLSLTLPRAQHALPEPTRLPPPDYGKLRGKRVLLVEDHPVNQQLATLILEGWEVETHVASDGNEALDQLEARLYDVVLMDIQMPGMSGLDVTHRLRQHPDRLRASTPVIALTANVMRSDNETYRAAGLDYLSKPFEEDDLFRKLEINLRPVSVAVLEEQPAPPAAAAPVLAESATETPSEVTAPLFDLTRLRDTAHGSTIFMQKIVGSFRTHTPAAVTQLREAGAAANWPAVGAVVHKLRPSLQLLGIEAAQELVATLEPLSRPNAPVLATPELLPGLAEQLADLLEVAVEQLGNAHIE, from the coding sequence ATGTCTTCCTCTGATTCAACTATTGACGCGGGTACTCTGGCTGAGCAGTTGGCCCAGGAGCGGCGGGAACGGCTGGCGGCCGAGCGGCAGGTGCAGTCATTGCGCCGCCACCTAACGGCTACCCAACGGGTTGTCGGCCGCCTGACGGGCAGCATCACCCGTCTCACCCAGAACCTGCGGGTAGCGGTGCTGGTGGCCCACCAGAATGGCAAAGTAGTGCTGCTAAATCAGGAGTTCTGCGACTTGTTCGGGCTGGAAGACGCCTCGCCGGGCATGCAGGAGCAGCCCGCGGAGCCCTTGCTGGAAGCCCTGATTAACCAGGCAGCCCGGCCCGAGGCTATGCACCAGCGCCTGGAGGCCATGCGCGCCGTTAATCAGCGGGTACTGGGCGAAGACCTGGAACTGGCCGACAGCACGGTGCTAGAAATGGACTTTATTCCGCTCAGCGGCCAGGATGACCTAGTGCCGGCGGGCTACATGCTTTCCTTCCGCGACGTAACCCAGGCTCGTCGCGCCGAGCAGTACCTGAATTCCCTGTCGCGGATTCCGGGCCAGAACCCCAACCCCGTGCTGCGCCTACACGCCAACGGGCGCGTGCTGTACGCCAACCCCGCCGCCGAAGAGCTGCGACAAGAGTACATGGACCCGCGGGAGGAACCGGCCTTCTCGCAGAACCTATACCAAGCAGCTACCCAGGCCCTGGCGGCGGGCGTGCCTACCCAGGCCGAAATTGGCTTTGCCGACCACTGCTTTCAACTGGCCATTGTACCCTTCGTGCACGACCAGTACGTGAACCTCTACTTCACTGATATTACCCAGGTAAAGGATGCCGAAAAGCGCCTGGTGGAGCAGCAGGAGTTCTACGAAACGGTCCTTAACCAGCTGCCCGCCGACGTGGCCGTTCTCGATGCCGAGCAACGGTACCGCTTCGTGAACCCCTCGGCCATCCGGGATGCGGCACTACGCGAATGGATTATCGGGCACAACGACTTTGAGTACTTTGAGTACCGGCAGCGCCCCCTGGAGCTAGCTTACCAACGGCGAGCTATTTTCGAGCGGGCCATTCAGCAGCGCGGGGCCATGGCCTGGGAAGAAACCCTGGATACGCCTGAGGGCCAGCGCTTATCGTTGCGCCATATGCAGCCCGTCTTTGGCCCGGAAGGAGAATTGCGCATGGTCATCGGCTACGGGCTTGACATCACGGAGCGCCACGAAGCCGAGGAAAAAGTACGGCGTAGCGAGGCCCGCCTGCAGGAGCAGCAAAACTTTGTGCAGCAGGTAGTTAATACCACTCCTATTATTATTTGGGTGTGCGATGCGGACGGAAAAACGCAGTTTTCTAACCAGGCCTTCGAGGACCTGATGCGCACCGGCCGCCACCGCGTTACCAGCTCAGCCAGCCCCGAAGACCCGGTGGCTACCGAGAATTGGGCTCACGAGCAGAGCATCCGGCAAGTGCTGAAAACGGGCCAGGAAATAGCCTACGAAAGCTCCTTTACCCAGCTCAGTGGAGCGGTTCGGTGGTTCCAAACCGTTATTCGGCCCCTGCCCCGGGCCGATGGCAGCCTGAACGTCATGGGCGTGAGCACCGACATCACGGAGATAAAGCAGGCCGGCACCACCCTGGAGCGCACGGCCAAGCAGTACCGCGACCTGATGCACTACTCCCAGGCCCTGATCTGCACCCATGACCTGGAGGGCGTGCTGCTGTCCGTGAATCCGGCGGCGGCTCAGCTGGTGGGCGTGGTGCCGGAGCTGCTAGTGGGCCGCACCCTGCACCACGTGCTAAAGCCCGAGCTGCACCCCAACCTGGAACTGTACCTGGAGCAGGCCCGCCAGCAGCAGGAACTCATGGGCCTAATGACCTTGCACGGCGCCGACGGCCGCCCCCACCACCTGATTTACAACAATTATCGTGTAGAGGAGCCCGGCGAGCTGCCCTACGTTATTGCCTACGGCCAAGAAATAACTGAGCGAATTCAGGCCGAGCAGGAGTTGCTGCGCGCCAAGGAGGAAGCCGAGAATACGGCGCGAGCCAAGGAAAACTTCCTGGCCAACATGAGCCACGAAATTCGTACGCCCATTAACGGCATCCTGGGTATGGCTGGGCTGCTGGCCAAAACCCCACTCGACCCCGCCCAGCAGGAGCACCTGCGCATTCTGCGCAACTCGGGCCGCCACCTGCTCACCGTTATCAACGACGTGCTGGACGTGGCCAAAATTGAGGCCGGCAAGCTGGAGTTGGAGCAGTTGGCCTTCGATATCAACCAGTCGATTCAGGATGCGGTGCAGAGCCTGGCGTTTCGGGCCGAGGAAAAGGGCATTGGCTTCCGGCTGGAGCTGCTGCCGCTACCGCACCCCGTCGTTATCGGCGACCCGGGCCGCATCAATCAGATCCTGCTTAACCTGCTCAGCAACGCCGTAAAGTTCACAACCCGCGGCGAGGTAGCCCTTACCTCCCGCCTGCTGCACGAAACCCCGGCGGAGCTAACCCTGGAGTTTGAAGTGCGGGATACGGGCATCGGTATTTCGCCAGACAAGCAGGACACCATTTTCGAGAGTTTTTCGCAGGCCTACGCCGATATTTCGCGCCGCTTTGGCGGTACGGGCCTGGGCCTGACCATCAGCCGCAGCCTGGTGCAGCAGCTAGGCGGGCAGATGCGGGTGGAAAGCGAACTGGACAAAGGCAGCTCGTTTTTCCTGTCCCTGACCTTGCCTCGCGCCCAGCACGCCCTGCCCGAGCCCACCCGCCTACCCCCGCCCGACTACGGCAAGCTGCGTGGCAAACGTGTGCTGCTGGTAGAAGACCACCCAGTAAACCAGCAGTTAGCCACGCTGATTCTGGAAGGCTGGGAAGTGGAAACCCACGTGGCCTCCGATGGCAACGAAGCCCTGGACCAGTTGGAGGCTCGCCTCTACGATGTGGTGCTCATGGACATTCAGATGCCCGGCATGAGCGGCCTCGACGTAACCCACCGCCTGCGCCAGCACCCCGACCGGCTGCGCGCCTCTACCCCCGTTATTGCCCTCACAGCCAACGTAATGCGCTCCGACAACGAGACGTACCGGGCCGCCGGGCTAGACTACCTTTCGAAGCCTTTCGAAGAGGACGATTTATTCCGTAAGCTGGAAATTAACCTGCGGCCCGTTTCGGTGGCGGTGCTGGAAGAGCAGCCGGCGCCCCCTGCGGCGGCCGCACCGGTACTGGCCGAATCCGCAACCGAGACGCCATCAGAAGTTACGGCCCCGCTGTTTGACCTCACCCGCCTGCGCGATACGGCCCACGGCAGCACCATTTTCATGCAGAAAATAGTCGGCTCCTTCCGGACCCACACGCCGGCTGCCGTAACCCAACTGCGGGAGGCCGGGGCCGCCGCCAATTGGCCGGCCGTGGGTGCCGTAGTGCACAAGCTGCGGCCGTCTTTGCAGTTGCTGGGCATTGAGGCCGCCCAGGAGCTAGTAGCCACGCTGGAGCCGCTGTCTAGGCCCAACGCGCCTGTCCTGGCTACCCCTGAGCTGCTCCCAGGCCTTGCTGAGCAACTTGCGGATTTGCTGGAAGTCGCCGTGGAGCAGCTCGGCAACGCCCATATAGAGTAA
- a CDS encoding alginate O-acetyltransferase AlgX-related protein has protein sequence MFKRLLLGLLVLLLLLPALQARLRFYPEGELAGAFTRAPHPEFSWEGLQSTAYQEALGRYVEDRLGFRTLAIRLHNQLSFSLFRVAGLTDLTVGEHEVLFQPGPIATYAGQDLLDEAEVRFRVRRLRIVQQELARRGVKLLFVLAPNKARFQPEDLPLRLRPAPGILTNYDLFTRAMRADSLALLDLVPVFARWKTTKPYPLFPRAGTHWSGYGATLAADTLLRHLEQLGGLRFPQVRTVGSPRIISSSDSLLATDNDLGWPLNLLWQREATPLAYRRLAFLPPQAGQTRPSALFIGDSFTWGLMQFSPYIQREFSEDTRFWYYNNEVHLPDSTYHDTGERVAKLNLQQQLESRRFVILLFTEHNLKDREYGFTDQVYRLYHPLTATDQAAIDQLAQKLTREASWEEQTKDLEGFQQRIRAKAQDLYERQLLQ, from the coding sequence TTGTTCAAGAGACTTCTGCTCGGGCTGCTGGTGCTCCTACTGCTGTTGCCCGCCTTGCAAGCGCGGCTGCGCTTCTATCCGGAAGGGGAGCTGGCGGGCGCTTTCACCCGGGCCCCGCACCCCGAGTTTAGCTGGGAAGGCCTACAAAGCACCGCCTACCAAGAAGCCTTGGGGCGGTACGTAGAAGACCGCCTGGGCTTCCGCACCCTGGCAATCCGGCTGCACAATCAGCTTTCTTTCTCGTTGTTCCGGGTAGCCGGCCTCACCGACCTGACGGTGGGCGAGCACGAAGTATTGTTCCAGCCCGGCCCCATTGCAACCTATGCCGGCCAAGACCTGCTGGACGAGGCCGAAGTACGCTTCCGGGTGCGACGCCTCCGCATAGTGCAGCAGGAACTGGCCCGGCGCGGCGTCAAACTCCTATTCGTGCTGGCGCCTAACAAGGCTCGTTTTCAGCCCGAAGACCTCCCGCTCCGCCTACGGCCCGCTCCCGGCATCCTCACCAACTACGACCTGTTCACGCGGGCCATGCGCGCCGATAGTCTGGCCCTGCTGGATCTGGTGCCCGTATTTGCCCGCTGGAAAACCACTAAGCCCTACCCTCTTTTCCCGCGGGCCGGCACGCACTGGAGCGGGTACGGCGCCACCCTAGCCGCCGACACGCTGCTGCGGCATCTGGAGCAGCTGGGCGGCCTGCGCTTTCCGCAGGTGCGCACTGTAGGCTCGCCCCGCATCATCAGCTCCTCCGACTCGCTTCTAGCTACGGATAATGATCTGGGCTGGCCCCTGAACTTACTGTGGCAGCGCGAGGCAACTCCGCTGGCTTACCGGCGCTTGGCGTTCCTACCCCCGCAAGCCGGCCAAACCCGTCCTTCGGCCTTGTTTATCGGCGACAGTTTCACCTGGGGCCTGATGCAGTTTAGCCCCTACATCCAGCGCGAGTTTTCCGAGGATACCCGCTTCTGGTATTACAACAACGAGGTGCACCTGCCCGACAGCACCTACCACGATACGGGCGAGCGAGTAGCCAAACTCAACCTGCAGCAACAGCTAGAAAGCCGCCGCTTCGTCATCCTCCTGTTCACTGAACACAACCTGAAGGACCGGGAATACGGCTTCACCGACCAAGTGTACCGCCTGTACCATCCGCTTACGGCCACCGACCAGGCAGCTATTGACCAACTCGCGCAGAAGCTAACCCGCGAGGCTTCCTGGGAAGAGCAAACCAAGGACCTCGAAGGCTTTCAGCAACGCATCCGCGCTAAAGCCCAGGACCTCTACGAGCGGCAACTACTGCAATAA
- a CDS encoding MBOAT family O-acyltransferase: MVFSSTLFLFYFLPGFLLLYFLAPARFKNVVALVASLLFYAWGGLNFLALFLASVVINFVLIRFMDKAQNWQKRIYLILSIVLNVAMLFYFKYANFFLENVSALGEAAGSSPLTWEKVVLPIGISFFTFEKLTYTIDVYRGVNKPLRSFWDFMLYIMLFPKMIAGPIVRFHEIADQLTDRTAFDTVDQKLAGLFRFMIGLAKKVLIANVLGEQADAIFSLSPAELPVAQAWLGAVAYTFQIYFDFSGYSDMAIGLGRLMGFQFPENFNNPYISRSITEFWQRWHITLGRWMRDYLYIPLGGNRVKPARLYVNLWTVFILSGFWHGAAWNFIAWGAYHGLFLVLDRLFLLRLYRKLGALSILPTFVITVVGWVLFRAETLAGALAYVSRMLGLGVNITAALPYYTREFWFTLVLAAVFSFMAALPRIERWEIRTLAASHFSVRAAAGITAVTALLLLLSMGYIVGSSFNPFIYFRF; the protein is encoded by the coding sequence ATGGTTTTTAGCAGTACGCTGTTTCTATTCTATTTTCTACCGGGTTTTCTGCTACTCTATTTCCTGGCTCCAGCCCGGTTTAAGAACGTGGTGGCACTGGTAGCCAGCTTATTATTCTATGCCTGGGGCGGGCTTAACTTCCTCGCCTTATTTCTGGCTTCCGTGGTTATCAACTTCGTGTTGATCCGGTTCATGGACAAGGCCCAGAACTGGCAGAAGCGCATTTACTTGATTCTGAGCATTGTCCTGAACGTGGCCATGCTCTTTTACTTTAAGTACGCTAACTTCTTTCTCGAAAACGTGAGTGCCCTGGGCGAAGCAGCGGGCAGTTCCCCACTCACCTGGGAAAAGGTGGTACTACCTATTGGCATTTCGTTTTTTACCTTCGAAAAGCTCACGTACACCATCGACGTGTACCGTGGCGTGAATAAGCCGCTGCGGAGCTTCTGGGACTTCATGCTCTACATCATGCTGTTTCCCAAAATGATAGCTGGGCCCATTGTCCGTTTTCACGAAATAGCCGATCAGCTGACGGACCGCACCGCCTTTGATACCGTTGATCAAAAGTTGGCTGGCCTGTTCCGCTTCATGATTGGCCTAGCCAAGAAGGTACTGATAGCCAACGTACTGGGCGAACAGGCGGATGCTATTTTTAGCCTGTCGCCCGCTGAGCTGCCGGTAGCTCAGGCCTGGCTCGGGGCCGTAGCGTACACGTTCCAGATTTACTTCGACTTTTCGGGCTACTCCGATATGGCCATCGGGCTGGGGCGACTGATGGGCTTTCAGTTCCCGGAAAACTTCAATAATCCGTACATCTCGCGCAGCATCACCGAGTTTTGGCAGCGCTGGCACATCACGCTGGGTCGCTGGATGCGCGACTACCTCTACATTCCGCTGGGCGGCAACCGCGTGAAGCCGGCCCGGCTCTACGTGAACCTCTGGACGGTGTTTATTTTGTCGGGCTTCTGGCACGGGGCGGCCTGGAACTTCATTGCCTGGGGGGCGTACCACGGCCTGTTTCTGGTTCTAGATCGGCTTTTTTTACTACGGCTTTACCGCAAGCTCGGCGCCCTGAGCATCCTACCCACTTTTGTTATCACGGTAGTAGGCTGGGTGCTGTTTCGGGCCGAGACCCTGGCTGGTGCGCTGGCCTACGTCAGCCGCATGCTGGGCCTGGGAGTCAATATTACCGCAGCTCTGCCCTACTACACCCGCGAGTTCTGGTTTACGCTAGTCCTGGCGGCCGTCTTCTCCTTTATGGCCGCCTTGCCCCGCATTGAGCGCTGGGAAATACGTACGCTGGCGGCGTCTCATTTCTCCGTGCGGGCGGCCGCGGGCATCACGGCGGTAACTGCTTTGTTGCTGCTGCTGAGCATGGGCTACATCGTGGGCAGCTCGTTTAACCCCTTTATCTACTTCCGCTTTTAG
- the rpoN gene encoding RNA polymerase factor sigma-54: MQRLDMKQLLSQKLSPQQIQFIKLLQIPTAELEARIKEELEVNPALEEGDEPEDEFEDQDRDDSSDSDEDFDNDPDAEFDNPDNTLDEDFDSGQSEEQPEIELPTKEEPADNKESADNDDLDLSDYLHDDEIAGYKMQGDGPGEDEDDREMPLADTSGSLMDNLLDQLGFANLDEKQEAIGRQLIGSIDGDGYIRRDLSAIANDLAFSQNIEATVPEIEGVLHVIQSFDPPGIGARDLQECLLLQLERRPQDEATEHAEQILNETFDEFTKKHYPRIQQKLDLEDDELKEAIALILKLNPKPGGTGPVGMGKVQYIIPDFILTHDNGQFNLTLNSRNAPDLRVSPAYTDMFRAYDKASKKDKKMKEAVTFVKQKLDSAKWFIDAIRQRQNTLLRTMDAIVRYQSEFFAEGDESKLRPMILKDIAQEIGMDISTVSRVANSKSVQTEFGIYPLKYFFSEGIATDSGEDASSREVKHILKEIIEGEQKNKPLSDDKLEKMLNARGYNIARRTVAKYREQLNIPVARLRKEL; the protein is encoded by the coding sequence ATGCAACGACTGGACATGAAACAGCTTCTCTCGCAGAAGCTGAGCCCCCAACAGATTCAATTTATTAAGCTCCTGCAAATCCCGACGGCAGAGCTAGAGGCCCGCATCAAGGAAGAGCTGGAAGTGAATCCGGCCCTGGAAGAAGGCGACGAGCCCGAAGATGAGTTTGAGGACCAGGACCGTGACGACTCCAGCGACTCGGACGAGGACTTCGACAACGACCCCGACGCGGAGTTTGATAACCCGGATAATACCCTCGACGAGGATTTTGACAGCGGCCAGAGCGAAGAGCAACCCGAAATAGAGCTGCCTACCAAGGAGGAGCCCGCCGATAACAAGGAATCAGCGGACAACGACGACCTGGACCTAAGCGACTACCTTCACGACGACGAAATAGCGGGCTACAAGATGCAGGGCGATGGCCCGGGCGAGGACGAGGACGACCGGGAAATGCCCCTGGCCGATACCAGCGGCTCCCTGATGGACAACCTGCTGGACCAACTAGGCTTTGCCAACCTCGACGAGAAACAGGAAGCCATTGGCCGCCAGCTGATTGGCTCTATCGACGGGGACGGCTACATCCGCCGCGACTTGTCGGCCATTGCCAACGACCTGGCATTTTCCCAGAACATCGAGGCCACGGTGCCGGAAATTGAGGGCGTGCTGCACGTTATCCAGTCGTTTGACCCGCCCGGCATTGGGGCCCGCGACCTGCAGGAGTGTTTGCTGCTGCAGCTGGAGCGCCGCCCCCAGGACGAGGCCACGGAGCACGCCGAGCAAATCCTGAACGAAACCTTCGACGAATTTACCAAGAAGCACTATCCCCGCATTCAGCAGAAGCTGGACCTGGAAGACGACGAGCTTAAGGAAGCCATTGCCCTGATTCTCAAGCTCAACCCCAAGCCCGGCGGTACCGGACCAGTGGGCATGGGCAAGGTGCAGTACATCATCCCCGACTTCATTCTGACCCACGACAACGGGCAGTTCAACCTGACTTTGAACTCGCGCAACGCCCCCGACCTGCGCGTGTCGCCGGCCTACACGGATATGTTCCGGGCTTACGACAAGGCCTCGAAGAAGGACAAGAAGATGAAGGAAGCCGTGACCTTCGTGAAGCAGAAGCTGGATTCGGCCAAGTGGTTTATTGACGCCATTCGGCAGCGCCAGAACACCCTGCTGCGCACCATGGACGCCATTGTGCGCTACCAAAGCGAGTTCTTCGCCGAGGGCGACGAGAGCAAGCTCCGCCCCATGATTCTGAAGGACATAGCCCAGGAAATTGGCATGGACATCAGCACCGTGAGCCGAGTCGCCAACTCCAAATCGGTCCAGACCGAATTCGGCATTTATCCACTCAAGTACTTCTTCTCCGAAGGCATTGCCACCGACTCGGGCGAGGATGCCTCCAGCCGGGAAGTAAAGCACATCCTGAAGGAAATCATTGAGGGCGAGCAGAAAAACAAGCCCCTCTCCGATGACAAGCTGGAGAAAATGCTCAACGCCCGTGGCTACAACATTGCCCGCCGCACGGTGGCCAAGTACCGCGAGCAGCTGAACATTCCGGTGGCCCGCCTGCGGAAGGAACTGTAA